One stretch of Brevibacillus laterosporus DNA includes these proteins:
- a CDS encoding DMT family transporter has protein sequence MKAEKFFTHPVGIAVAATVTTFLWGSSFPFIKKSYEHLQIGKSDIFEQMLFAGYRFVLAALGILLVMLLLRKQIGYQTGSLKRLAKVGAFQTFLQYIFFYIGLSYSSGIQGSIIAGTTSFFQIMLAHFMYKNDSLSIRKGVGLAIGFLGVIIVNLPSGGSMAIAFGIGEICLLVAMFCGGLGNILSKQEAAHLDILYLTSYQMLLGGLGLLAIGASQVGMMPFHFDWNTSLMLLYLAFISGAGFVLWNNIMKYNKVGNVSMYLFLIPVFGVLLSSVMLQEAIHLVVLIALVCVAGGIIIVNREKSSTSTKNAIQKAKTIK, from the coding sequence ATGAAAGCAGAGAAATTCTTTACACATCCCGTGGGTATTGCGGTTGCAGCCACAGTTACCACGTTTTTATGGGGGAGTTCCTTTCCCTTTATTAAAAAAAGCTACGAACATCTCCAGATCGGCAAGTCGGACATCTTTGAACAAATGCTATTTGCTGGATATCGTTTTGTGTTAGCTGCTCTTGGTATTTTATTGGTGATGCTATTGTTACGTAAACAGATAGGGTACCAAACAGGTTCTTTAAAGCGATTAGCAAAAGTGGGAGCCTTTCAAACGTTTTTGCAATATATTTTCTTTTATATTGGACTTAGCTATAGTTCAGGAATCCAAGGCTCCATTATTGCTGGAACTACCTCCTTCTTTCAAATTATGCTAGCCCATTTTATGTACAAAAACGATTCGCTAAGTATACGAAAAGGTGTGGGACTAGCGATTGGATTTTTAGGTGTTATCATTGTTAATCTGCCAAGTGGAGGCTCGATGGCGATCGCTTTTGGAATAGGAGAGATTTGTTTATTGGTCGCTATGTTTTGTGGTGGATTAGGAAATATATTATCCAAACAGGAAGCAGCACATCTCGATATTCTATATCTGACCTCTTATCAAATGCTACTTGGAGGATTGGGCTTACTTGCAATTGGTGCAAGCCAGGTCGGAATGATGCCTTTCCATTTTGATTGGAACACCTCCTTGATGCTGTTATACTTGGCGTTTATTTCGGGAGCTGGCTTTGTGTTATGGAACAATATCATGAAGTACAATAAAGTTGGAAATGTCTCGATGTATTTATTTTTGATTCCCGTGTTTGGAGTGTTGCTTTCTTCGGTTATGCTACAAGAAGCGATTCATCTCGTGGTATTGATTGCCTTGGTTTGCGTAGCAGGAGGCATTATTATTGTTAATAGAGAAAAATCTTCGACGTCCACTAAAAATGCTATACAAAAAGCGAAAACCATCAAATAA
- a CDS encoding nitroreductase family protein: MGHNDKSTWGQSHRESTHAIDPIYLNRWSPRSFSEKPVEAEVLHRIFEAARWAPSGSNEQPWRYIVARTPEDRATFLKFIMPGNTAWCDKAPVLALLLSTKLSSRDEPLRSHSFDAGTSWGYLALESVRQGLVTHAMGGFYPDKARELLHIPNEYEVEIVIAIGYQGEKEALSEAYQEREIPNSRRGLEEVVFEGSFGDSLST; this comes from the coding sequence ATGGGACATAATGATAAATCTACATGGGGACAATCTCATCGAGAAAGTACTCATGCTATTGATCCTATTTACTTAAATCGCTGGTCTCCCCGTTCATTTTCAGAAAAACCGGTAGAAGCTGAAGTATTGCACCGCATATTTGAAGCAGCTCGCTGGGCTCCTTCTGGTAGCAATGAACAACCGTGGCGTTATATTGTCGCACGTACACCAGAGGATCGGGCCACCTTCTTAAAATTCATCATGCCTGGTAATACAGCTTGGTGCGACAAAGCTCCCGTTCTTGCCCTTCTCTTATCTACCAAGCTTTCTTCACGTGATGAGCCACTCCGTTCCCATTCCTTTGATGCTGGCACCTCCTGGGGTTATTTAGCATTAGAGAGTGTTCGACAAGGGCTTGTTACGCACGCCATGGGTGGCTTCTACCCTGACAAAGCCCGTGAGCTATTGCATATTCCAAATGAATATGAGGTCGAAATCGTTATTGCCATAGGCTATCAAGGGGAAAAAGAGGCTCTATCAGAAGCCTATCAAGAACGTGAAATTCCTAATTCTAGACGAGGTTTAGAAGAAGTCGTCTTTGAAGGGAGCTTTGGAGATTCTCTTTCCACATGA
- a CDS encoding kinase, translated as MTEQSLQLGDIVIVKHRTGEYISEIMELTPSKALVKTLAVVTHPTQGDLHNLYQTNVPLFHQRKAMAYLEKVYVPTVVLRPFLEGNVPTYLDSLRQALQEQEKQLRERGDEYANRALQQLTQLHSEYFS; from the coding sequence ATGACAGAGCAATCTTTACAACTAGGTGATATCGTTATAGTGAAGCATCGAACGGGTGAGTATATCAGCGAGATTATGGAATTAACGCCGAGTAAAGCGTTGGTTAAAACGTTAGCAGTAGTTACTCATCCTACACAAGGTGACTTACATAATTTGTATCAAACGAATGTACCGTTGTTTCATCAGCGAAAAGCTATGGCTTATCTTGAGAAAGTATATGTGCCAACAGTCGTGTTACGTCCTTTTCTTGAAGGCAATGTGCCAACCTATCTTGATTCTTTACGCCAAGCGTTGCAAGAACAAGAAAAACAATTACGAGAGCGCGGCGATGAGTATGCTAATCGAGCCTTACAACAATTGACTCAACTGCATAGCGAATATTTTTCATAA
- a CDS encoding spore coat protein encodes MAAGLGAHEVLDLHEVLDGMINTSNHMHMYRSYVRDPQLMSILENQLQFHLQSYNVLISILQKTNYQQSIPQRHIKRIGYAQPTYGLHQPAPVSPSSSTQEIDDRDIASCMLGLHKSAATHKMMATLECADPTLRRALSQAAVNCADMAYEVWQYMNQRGYYQVATLKEMTTQTMINTYQPTMNQSLGQVAPFVNQSAMRSAPQLVSQIQHTDQTSSSMLPQNTYANYSGTTAGIDLHAGNQNMATGVGVQPFQTLTQDHNSSHGEHQQSAASMFSNHVGHHAPHNIHPAE; translated from the coding sequence ATGGCTGCAGGATTAGGTGCACATGAGGTACTAGATTTACATGAAGTCTTAGATGGCATGATTAACACTAGTAATCATATGCATATGTATCGTTCTTATGTTAGAGATCCACAATTGATGAGTATACTTGAAAATCAACTGCAATTTCATTTGCAATCCTATAACGTGCTCATCTCTATTTTGCAAAAGACTAATTATCAGCAATCGATTCCACAACGTCATATAAAAAGAATAGGATATGCACAACCTACGTATGGTTTGCATCAACCTGCTCCAGTGTCACCTTCTAGTTCTACTCAGGAAATAGATGATCGGGACATTGCTAGTTGTATGCTTGGTTTACATAAATCTGCAGCTACTCATAAGATGATGGCGACATTGGAATGTGCAGATCCGACCTTGCGTCGTGCTCTATCACAAGCTGCCGTGAATTGTGCAGATATGGCATATGAAGTGTGGCAGTACATGAACCAGCGAGGATATTATCAAGTGGCTACGTTAAAGGAAATGACCACTCAGACCATGATCAATACATATCAGCCGACCATGAACCAATCACTTGGTCAGGTTGCTCCCTTTGTTAATCAATCAGCTATGAGATCAGCTCCACAACTGGTTTCACAAATTCAACACACGGATCAAACGAGTTCATCGATGTTACCCCAAAACACGTATGCAAACTACTCTGGAACAACAGCCGGTATTGATTTGCACGCTGGCAATCAAAATATGGCAACGGGAGTAGGGGTTCAACCTTTTCAAACTCTAACGCAGGATCATAACAGTTCTCATGGGGAGCATCAACAATCTGCTGCCAGTATGTTTAGTAATCATGTGGGTCATCATGCTCCACACAATATTCATCCAGCTGAATAA